The proteins below come from a single Paraburkholderia flagellata genomic window:
- a CDS encoding DAK2 domain-containing protein: MSLSVSEIKTRLIGALNAMPASAEELRELDAALGDGDLGVTVKAGSLAAADAIAKLPPDAALGDVLIAVGKAFSTANPSTFGALVGGGLLAAAKTVAGRQEAGRAEALAMGRTVAARIAERGKAQLGDKTLLDALVPSLDTLEAFESGSGDERALLDAMIDTAQRQVLATAALQSKKGRAAWVQERSIGHADPGATAWLRFLQAWRG; this comes from the coding sequence ATGAGTCTTTCGGTCAGCGAAATAAAGACGCGGCTCATCGGCGCGTTGAACGCCATGCCCGCCAGCGCAGAGGAACTGCGCGAACTCGACGCCGCGCTCGGTGACGGTGATCTGGGCGTTACCGTGAAGGCGGGCTCGCTCGCAGCGGCCGATGCGATCGCGAAGCTGCCTCCTGACGCCGCGCTGGGCGACGTGCTGATCGCCGTGGGCAAGGCTTTCTCTACGGCGAACCCTTCGACGTTCGGCGCGCTCGTCGGGGGCGGTCTGCTCGCGGCTGCCAAGACCGTGGCGGGTCGGCAGGAGGCGGGCAGGGCCGAAGCGCTCGCCATGGGTCGCACGGTAGCCGCGCGCATTGCCGAGCGGGGCAAAGCGCAGCTCGGCGACAAGACGCTGCTCGATGCACTCGTGCCGAGCCTCGACACACTCGAAGCGTTCGAATCAGGCAGTGGTGACGAGCGCGCGCTCCTCGACGCGATGATCGACACGGCACAGCGGCAGGTTCTCGCCACTGCCGCGTTGCAGTCGAAGAAAGGGCGCGCGGCGTGGGTGCAGGAACGCAGTATCGGTCACGCCGATCCTGG